In Candidatus Methylomirabilis tolerans, the following are encoded in one genomic region:
- a CDS encoding ribbon-helix-helix domain-containing protein, translated as MVRTQIYLTEEEREGIDAIAKSTGKKQSEVIREAVDRFLALSKRSRREAILKDAAGMWRDRDDLPDFSAARRSWDRG; from the coding sequence ATGGTGAGAACGCAGATATACCTGACAGAAGAAGAACGAGAGGGGATAGACGCCATCGCCAAGTCTACAGGGAAGAAGCAGTCCGAGGTGATTCGCGAAGCCGTGGATCGCTTCCTCGCTCTGAGCAAAAGGTCTCGCCGAGAGGCTATTCTGAAGGATGCTGCCGGCATGTGGAGAGATCGTGATGATTTGCCGGACTTCAGCGCGGCTCGACGTTCCTGGGATAGAGGCTGA
- a CDS encoding PIN domain-containing protein encodes MAKPVLVDTDVMVDFLRGKSKAVALVQELSAWIILPGIVVAELYAGVKGDEELRGLDSLISLFRVVPLSLEHARAGGLYKKHYATSHGVGLADAIIAATAEAENADLKTLSTKHYPMIKGLKPAYTQTSQSQ; translated from the coding sequence ATGGCGAAGCCTGTTCTGGTCGATACCGATGTGATGGTTGACTTCCTTCGGGGCAAATCGAAAGCGGTGGCCCTGGTCCAGGAACTTTCCGCTTGGATCATTTTGCCCGGCATCGTCGTAGCGGAGCTGTATGCGGGCGTGAAAGGCGATGAAGAGTTGAGAGGGCTGGACAGCCTCATTTCCCTATTCCGCGTCGTTCCTCTGTCCTTAGAGCATGCAAGAGCAGGCGGTCTCTATAAGAAGCACTATGCAACCTCCCATGGCGTAGGCTTGGCCGACGCCATCATTGCCGCCACAGCCGAAGCCGAGAATGCCGATCTGAAGACCCTCAGCACCAAACACTATCCTATGATCAAGGGCCTGAAGCCGGCCTACACACAGACATCGCAAAGCCAATAA